A window of Panicum virgatum strain AP13 chromosome 8K, P.virgatum_v5, whole genome shotgun sequence contains these coding sequences:
- the LOC120643636 gene encoding forkhead box protein D1-like gives MQPSSSSSSSAHPPDHPGAKPPPPPAPAMGYPANPSPNGNPAAYFAAAAAAPPPSAAGHPNGTAAFGVAYPYPAPPPHHPPPPPHHHPYPYPPPPPTCLRRLLAAVVGAFLLLGAATFIVWLLLRPRAPAFSLASLALSRVAYSPSNSSLSASFDAALLAANPNAKLAVTYFSPLASVSFAPSSPIAVASLAPFSQGPGNTTTLAFRLVVDDAYVGPDDAAPLRSGGGAGGAVAVQVRLMAVAVFDRGGWRTRRRVMRVVCDGVQVVFRGKNSTEAAFNGPPRRCDVVL, from the coding sequence ATgcagccctcctcctcctcctcctcctccgcgcaccCGCCGGACCACCCCGGCGCCAAGCCCCCGCCCCCTCCTGCCCCCGCCATGGGCTACCCCGCCAACCCTTCCCCCAACGGGAACCCAGCCGCctacttcgccgccgccgccgccgcgccgcctccctccgccgcgGGGCACCCCAACGGCACCGCGGCCTTCGGCGTCGCGTACCCCtaccccgccccgccgccgcaccacccgcctccgccgccccaccaccacccctacccctaccccccgccgccgcccacctgcctgcgccgcctcctcgcaGCCGTCGTCggcgccttcctcctcctcggcgccgccaCCTTCATCGTCTGgctgctcctccgcccgcgcgcgcccgccttCTCCCTCGCCTCCCTCGCGCTCTCCCGCGTCGCCTACTCCCCCTCCaactcctccctctccgcctccttcgacgccgcgctcctcgccgccaaccCCAACGCCAAGCTCGCCGTCACCTACTTCTCGCCCCTCGCCTCCGTCTCCTTCGCGCCCTCCTCCCCCATCGCCGTCGCCTCGCTCGCGCCCTTCAGCCAGGGGCCCGGGAACACCACCACGCTCGCCTTCCGCCTCGTCGTCGACGACGCCTACGTGGGGCCCGACGACGCCGCCCCGctcaggagcggcggcggcgccgggggcgccgtcgccgtccaggTCAGGCTCATGGCCGTCGCCGTTTTCGACAGAGGGGGCTGGCGCACGCGCCGCAGGGTCATGAGGGTTGTGTGCGACGGCGTGCAGGTGGTTTTCCGCGGGAAGAATTCCACTGAGGCAGCGTTCAACGGCCCGCCGAGACGCTGCGATGTCGTGTTGTGA
- the LOC120643635 gene encoding exocyst complex component EXO70A1-like encodes MVVGALPRTMDALSRRATVLRDSLRRSQGNTDGMVAILGSFDHRLSALEAAMRPTQVRTHAIRTAHENIDRAIKAADSILSQFDLARRAEAAILRGPHEDLESYLEAVEVLKGIVRYFNSNKNFKSSDSVLTHVNNLLAKSTMKIEEEFKQLMSTYSKAIEPDRLFDCLPKSMRPTKGDQEADGGGRSDHQSKGLETAIYRTPTLIPPRILPLMNDIAQQLVQAGNQQSCYKIYRDSRASALEMSLRKLGVEKLSKDDVQKMQWEALEAKIGNWIHFMRIAVKLLLAGERKICDQIFDGVNFNKGHCFAELTANSVLTLFSFGDAVAKSKRSPEKLFVLLDMYEVMRELQPEIDEIFEGKPCTEMREAASSLTKRLAQTAQETFADFEEAVEKDASKTIVQDGTVHPLTSYVINYVKFLFDYQSTLKLLFLEFDSGTEAESQLAAVTTRIMQALQNNLDGKSKQYKDPALTYLFLMNNVHYMVRSVRRSEAKDILGDDWIQRHRRIVQQNANQYKRVAWAKILQTLSVQGAGSSGDLSSSGVSRAMIKERFKSFNMQFEELHAKQSQWIVPDQELRESLRLAVAEVLLPAYRSFIKRFGNLVENNKNPQKYVRYSPEAVDQLLGQFFEGQQWAEQKR; translated from the exons ATGGTGGTGGGGGCGCTGCCGCGGACGATGGACGCGCTGTCGCGGCGGGCGACCGTGCTGCGGGACTCGCTGCGGAGGAGCCAGGGGAACACGGACGGCATGGTCGCCATCCTCGGCTCCTTCGACCACCGCCTCTCCGCGCTCGAGGCCGCCATGCGCCCCACCCAG GTGAGGACGCACGCGATCCGGACGGCGCACGAGAACATCGACAGGGCGATCAAGGCCGCGGACAGCATCCTCTCGCAGTTCGACCTTGCCCGCCGG GCTGAGGCAGCAATACTGAGGGGTCCCCATGAGGATTTGGAGAGCTACCTTGAGGCAGTGGAGGTGCTGAAAGGCATCGTTCGCTACTTTAACTCGAATAAGAACTTCAAGAGCAGTGATTCTGTTTTGACTCATGTCAACAACCTGTTAGCCAAGTCTACtatgaagattgaagaggaATTTAAGCAGCTGATGAGTACATACAG cAAAGCTATTGAGCCTGATCGCCTGTTTGATTGTCTCCCCAAGTCTATGCGGCCAACAAAAGGTGACCAGGAGGCTGATGGAGGCGGCCGCTCTGATCATCAATCCAAAGGCTTGGAGACTGCCATATACAGGACCCCAACACTAATTCCTCCCCGAATATTGCCTCTCATGAATGACATAGCTCAGCAGTTGGTTCAGGCTGGAAATCAGCAGTCTTGCTACAAAATCTACAG AGATTCCCGTGCTTCAGCACTAGAAATGAGCCTTCGGAAGCTAGGAGTGGAAAAGCTTAGTAAAGATGATGTACAAAAAATGCAATGGGAGGCTTTGGAGGCTAAAATTGGAAATTGGATACACTTCATGCGAATTGCG GTCAAATTACTACTAGCAGGGGAAAGAAAAATCTGTGACCAGATTTTTGATGGCGTTAACTTTAACAAGGGCCATTGTTTTGCTGAACTGACAGCAAATAGTGTTTTAACTCTTTTCAGCTTTGGAGATGCTGTTGCTAAAAGCAAAAGGTCCCCTGAAAAGCTGTTTGTATTGCTCGACATGTATGAAGTAATGCGTGAACTTCAACCAGAG ATTGACGAAATATTTGAAGGCAAACCTTGCACTGAGATGCGGGAAGCTGCATCAAGCTTAACAAAGCGCTTGGCACAAACTGCTCAGGAAACATTTGCAGATTTTGAGGAGGCAGTTGAAAAAGATGCTTCAAAAACTATCGTTCAGGATGGAACCGTCCACCCTTTGACTAGCTACGTGATTAATTATGTTAAGTTCCTATTTGA TTACCAGTCGACATTGAAGCTACTATTTCTGGAATTTGATAGTGGTACTGAGGCAGAATCTCAGCTTGCCGCTGTTACCACAAGGATAATGCAGGCCTTACAGAATAACCTGGATGGAAAATCTAAACAGTATAAGGATCCTGCATTAACTTACTTATTTCTTATGAACAACGTCCACTATATGGTTAGATCTGTTCGCAG ATCAGAAGCAAAAGATATACTTGGCGATGACTGGATTCAGAGGCATCGCAGGATTGTGCAGCAAAATGCCAATCAGTATAAACGTGTTGCTTGGGCAAAG ATTCTTCAGACACTTTCTGTCCAAGGAGCGGGCAGCAGTGGTGACCTTAGCAGCAGTGGAGTGTCAAGAGCTATGATCAAAGAACG GTTTAAGTCTTTCAATATGCAATTCGAAGAGCTTCATGCGAAGCAATCACAATGGATTGTACCTGATCAAGAATTGCGAGAATCCTTGAGGCTTGCTGTAGCCGAAGTTCTGTTGCCAGCCTATAGATCTTTTATCAAACGCTTTGG TAATCTTGTGGAAAACAACAAGAACCCGCAGAAGTACGTCCGGTACAGCCCCGAAGCTGTGGACCAACTTCTAGGCCAGTTCTTCGAAGGACAGCAATGGGCAGAGCAAAAGCGCTGA
- the LOC120643634 gene encoding NDR1/HIN1-like protein 1, whose translation MGKDCGNHGDDEFKQSLRRLLGVLLFLALLVGLIALIVYLVLRPTHPRFVLQDAALRQLDLSNGSAPLLSTAAQFTVASHNPNGRVGVHYDRLDVYASYKYQQVTLASRLPPVYQGHGDVDVWSPVLAGPNVPFAPFLADAMRKDIANGYLIMEVRIDGRVRWKVGSWTSGHYHIFVTCPAYFIGSGSSSVVGAHGLRFQTATYCRVEV comes from the coding sequence ATGGGCAAGGACTGCGGCAACCACGGCGACGACGAGTTCAAGCAGTCGCTCCGGCGCCTGCTGGGCGTCCTCCTGTTCCTCGCCCTCCTCGTCGGCCTCATCGCGCTCATCGTCTACCTCGTCCTCCGCCCCACGCACCCGCGCTTCGTCCTCCAGGACGCCGcgctccgccagctcgacctCTCCAACGGCTCCGCGCCGctgctctccacggcggcgcagttCACCGTCGCCTCCCACAACCCCAACGGCCGCGTCGGCGTGCACTACGACCGCCTCGACGTCTACGCCTCCTACAAGTACCAGCAGGTCACGCTCGCGTCCAGGCTCCCGCCGGTGTACCAGGGCCACGGCGACGTCGACGTCTGGTCGCCCGTCCTGGCCGGCCCGAACGTCCCCTTCGCGCCGTTCCTCGCCGACGCCATGAGGAAGGACATCGCCAACGGGTACCTCATCATGGAGGTCAGGATCGACGGCCGCGTCCGCTGGAAGGTCGGCAGCTGGACCTCCGGCCACTACCACATCTTCGTCACCTGCCCGGCCTACTTCATCGGCAGCGGCAGCTCCAGCGTCGTCGGGGCTCACGGGCTCAGGTTCCAGACGGCCACCTACTGCCGCGTCGAGGTCTAG